Proteins encoded by one window of Ulvibacter sp. MAR_2010_11:
- the rffA gene encoding dTDP-4-amino-4,6-dideoxygalactose transaminase, with protein sequence MHIPFNKPYLSGNELRYIEDAVSRGKISGDGYYTKKCHSFFQEKFNFKKVLLTTSCTDALEMAALLLEIQPGDEVIMPSYTFVSTANAFELRGAVIRFVDSRADHPGMDESKIEALITPQTKAIVVVHYAGVACDMDVIMDLASKHNIFVVEDAAQAIASTYKGRVLGSIGHLGAFSFHETKNIQCGEGGLLAINDDRFVKRSEIIWEKGTNRSAFFRGEIDKYGWVDIGSSFLPSELNAAYLFAQLEMLDAIQAKRMEICKQYRASLTSWAATHQIALPQLPDYATNNGHMFYLICKDEKQRRGIIQHLKEADILSVFHYLSLHKSPYFTEKHDGRLLPQSNRYSETLLRLPLYYELDPQRVIDTLIAYE encoded by the coding sequence ATGCATATTCCTTTTAACAAACCCTATTTATCGGGCAACGAATTACGTTACATTGAAGACGCGGTTTCCAGAGGGAAAATCTCGGGGGATGGTTATTATACCAAAAAATGCCACAGTTTTTTTCAGGAAAAATTTAATTTTAAAAAGGTGTTACTCACTACCAGTTGCACCGATGCGCTCGAAATGGCTGCTTTGTTACTGGAAATTCAGCCGGGCGATGAGGTTATCATGCCCTCATATACCTTTGTTTCTACAGCAAATGCCTTCGAACTGAGAGGGGCTGTGATCCGGTTTGTGGACTCCAGAGCCGATCATCCCGGAATGGACGAATCTAAAATTGAAGCCTTAATTACCCCTCAAACCAAAGCGATTGTAGTCGTGCATTATGCCGGGGTCGCCTGCGATATGGATGTGATAATGGACTTGGCTTCAAAGCACAACATTTTTGTGGTTGAAGATGCGGCTCAGGCAATTGCCAGCACTTACAAAGGAAGAGTATTAGGGAGTATTGGTCATTTAGGAGCCTTTTCCTTTCACGAAACAAAAAATATACAGTGTGGGGAAGGTGGATTATTGGCGATAAACGACGACCGATTTGTAAAACGCTCTGAGATTATTTGGGAAAAAGGAACCAACAGAAGTGCTTTTTTTAGAGGCGAAATCGATAAATACGGGTGGGTAGACATAGGTTCTTCCTTTTTGCCAAGTGAACTCAATGCGGCCTATTTATTTGCACAGTTGGAAATGTTGGATGCGATTCAGGCTAAGCGAATGGAAATTTGCAAGCAGTATAGAGCTTCCCTAACTTCTTGGGCGGCAACCCACCAAATTGCATTGCCTCAGCTACCCGATTATGCTACCAACAATGGTCATATGTTCTACCTTATATGCAAAGATGAAAAGCAACGCCGGGGTATTATTCAGCATTTAAAGGAAGCGGACATCCTTTCGGTTTTTCATTATTTAAGTCTGCATAAGAGTCCGTATTTCACAGAGAAACACGATGGGAGATTACTTCCGCAGAGCAATCGCTATTCTGAAACGCTCTTACGTTTGCCGCTTTATTATGAATTAGATCCGCAACGAGTTATAGACACCTTGATAGCCTATGAATAG
- a CDS encoding methionyl-tRNA formyltransferase, which translates to MKIALFVSGQKGLSVIQSIPSEFKSSVETVIIGTDKSIANDYSEALTSLCSEKGLNHTFDDSTNTDCDYLFAIGWRKLIPLQSNETLIVLHDSILPKYRGFNPLVTALINGDKEIGVTAIFGEESYDTGAIIDVEKLTVTYPIKIAEAISIISECYSTLFNRVLKNIFENSITSVSQNESDATYSLWRDKEDYRINWQWSSERIQRMIHAVSEPYDSAKAVVNGKMYRIVDCTVVPDVVIEYRDVGKVIFKVEEKPVVVCGEGLLRLDLILNEDGMVEKFTNQFRLRFS; encoded by the coding sequence ATGAAGATTGCATTATTTGTTTCAGGACAAAAAGGGCTTAGCGTGATACAATCGATTCCTTCCGAATTTAAAAGTTCGGTAGAAACGGTAATTATTGGAACGGACAAAAGTATCGCTAACGATTATTCTGAAGCACTTACTTCCCTGTGTTCAGAAAAGGGATTAAATCACACGTTTGACGATTCCACAAATACAGATTGTGATTATCTTTTTGCCATAGGTTGGCGGAAGTTAATTCCGCTTCAATCAAATGAAACATTAATAGTACTTCACGATTCTATTTTGCCCAAATACCGGGGTTTTAATCCGTTGGTGACGGCACTTATTAATGGTGATAAGGAAATAGGGGTGACTGCAATATTTGGTGAGGAGAGTTACGATACCGGGGCCATTATCGATGTAGAAAAACTTACCGTAACCTATCCGATTAAAATAGCCGAAGCCATTTCAATAATAAGTGAGTGTTATTCAACACTTTTTAACCGGGTTTTGAAAAACATTTTTGAAAATTCAATTACCTCCGTTTCCCAAAATGAATCAGATGCAACCTACAGCCTATGGCGTGACAAAGAAGACTATCGAATTAACTGGCAATGGTCTTCCGAAAGGATTCAACGAATGATTCATGCGGTAAGTGAGCCTTATGACAGCGCAAAAGCTGTTGTAAATGGAAAAATGTACCGCATTGTCGATTGCACCGTAGTTCCCGATGTGGTGATAGAATACCGTGATGTTGGGAAAGTAATTTTTAAGGTTGAAGAAAAACCGGTAGTCGTCTGCGGTGAAGGATTGCTGCGTTTGGATTTAATTTTAAATGAAGACGGCATGGTAGAAAAATTTACAAATCAATTTAGATTGCGATTTAGCTGA
- a CDS encoding glycosyltransferase family 2 protein: MNSPEKISVVVPVYYGEKTLDEMSQRLISTCNKLQLSYEIIYVNDASPDASWEVIRKLNSNNPNIRGVNFSKNFGQHYAISAGLAEATGDWVVVMDCDLQDVPEEIEKLYTKGKEGFDVVLARRKRRKDGFLKKFFSRLFYGFLSYLSGARYDASVANFGLYRKSVIQTINSLPEKNRYFPSMVKWVGYKQTAIDVEHSKREEGSSSYTFKKLFNLSLDIILSYSDKPLRLTIKLGLFITFFALVFSGVMLYKWYHGEIEVLGYTSLILSIWFLSGIIILILGVVGLYIGKIFENVKDRPTYIIKEKI; this comes from the coding sequence ATGAATAGCCCTGAAAAAATATCTGTTGTAGTTCCGGTGTATTACGGAGAAAAAACGTTGGATGAAATGTCACAACGCCTCATTTCAACTTGTAATAAGCTGCAATTATCGTATGAAATAATCTATGTAAACGACGCAAGCCCGGATGCTTCCTGGGAAGTCATCAGGAAACTGAACTCGAACAATCCGAATATCCGGGGTGTAAATTTCAGTAAAAATTTCGGGCAGCATTATGCCATAAGTGCCGGTTTGGCTGAAGCAACCGGAGATTGGGTAGTGGTGATGGATTGTGATTTACAGGATGTCCCCGAAGAGATTGAAAAGTTATATACAAAAGGAAAAGAAGGATTCGATGTGGTTTTGGCGCGACGAAAACGTCGGAAGGATGGCTTCCTTAAAAAATTCTTTTCCAGATTGTTCTATGGTTTTCTCAGCTACTTGTCAGGAGCTCGTTACGATGCTTCGGTGGCTAATTTCGGACTCTACCGCAAATCGGTGATACAAACCATCAATAGTCTCCCCGAGAAGAATCGTTATTTTCCTTCCATGGTAAAATGGGTAGGCTATAAACAAACCGCAATCGATGTGGAACATTCCAAACGGGAAGAGGGTTCGTCGAGCTATACCTTTAAAAAACTGTTTAACCTCTCGTTGGATATTATTTTATCGTATTCGGACAAGCCACTACGGCTTACCATTAAACTGGGGCTGTTCATTACCTTTTTTGCTTTGGTTTTTTCCGGTGTTATGTTGTACAAATGGTATCATGGAGAGATAGAGGTGTTGGGATATACTTCCCTCATTCTGTCTATCTGGTTTCTTTCGGGCATTATCATCCTTATTTTGGGTGTGGTAGGATTGTATATAGGAAAGATTTTTGAGAACGTAAAAGACCGACCTACGTACATTATAAAGGAAAAGATATGA
- a CDS encoding cytidylyltransferase domain-containing protein, whose amino-acid sequence MKILGLIPARGGSKGIPDKNKKLLGGKPLLQYTMEAALASKHLDKVVFSSEDAALIDLAKSMGVEVPFVRPAHLSGDTSGSLEVVQHALNFFLDTGESFDAVCLLQVTTPFRTASDIDSAIEKFISERNDALISVQKVPHQYNPHWVFTLSEKGDLQLASGDIEIIKRRQDLPEAFIRDGAIYITKTDVLLKEHSFFGQSLSYFETNAARHVNIDTPEDWERAEQLCKKLYF is encoded by the coding sequence ATGAAAATTTTAGGTCTCATACCGGCAAGAGGCGGCAGCAAAGGCATACCCGATAAGAATAAAAAACTCTTGGGCGGAAAACCGTTGTTGCAATACACCATGGAGGCAGCACTGGCGTCCAAACATTTAGATAAGGTGGTGTTTTCTTCCGAAGATGCAGCGTTAATCGATTTGGCAAAATCTATGGGAGTGGAAGTCCCTTTTGTGCGTCCCGCACACTTGTCAGGAGACACCTCAGGTTCCCTCGAAGTGGTACAACACGCACTCAATTTTTTTCTTGATACTGGGGAAAGCTTCGATGCGGTGTGTTTGCTTCAGGTAACGACGCCTTTTAGAACTGCTTCAGATATAGATTCAGCCATAGAGAAATTTATTTCAGAAAGAAATGACGCCCTAATTTCAGTACAAAAAGTACCCCATCAATACAATCCGCATTGGGTATTTACGCTTTCAGAAAAGGGTGATTTACAACTTGCTTCAGGTGATATTGAAATCATTAAAAGAAGACAAGATTTACCCGAAGCATTTATCCGTGACGGGGCAATTTATATTACGAAGACTGATGTTTTACTAAAAGAACATTCCTTTTTTGGGCAAAGTCTGTCGTATTTTGAAACAAACGCAGCTCGTCATGTAAATATCGATACCCCGGAAGATTGGGAACGCGCTGAGCAACTCTGTAAAAAGCTGTATTTTTAA
- the neuC gene encoding UDP-N-acetylglucosamine 2-epimerase: MTQKRKICAVITARPSYSRVKTALQAIKEHPNLELQLVVAGSALLDRYGNAVNFIEKDGFTINDKVFMVLEGENKTAMAKTTGLGVMELANVFYNLQPDAVLTIADRFETIATSIAAAYQNIPLIHLQGGEVTGNIDEKVRHANTKLADIHFVTSEDAKQRVERMGEDAAFVFNTGCPSIDIAAQVLAAPQLDFDPIEKYGGVGGPVSAKEPYLVVMQHPVTTEYHEAKQDVLKTLRAIDALKIPTFWFWPNVDAGADGTSNGIRSYREKYNPQHIHFFKNMEPFDFLKLLANSSCLVGNSSVGIRECSFLGVPVVNIGTRQNRRLRGANVTDVNYEEAEIKQAVQDQIAKPKNTKSTIYGKGDSGKRIADILATVELRYHKTISY; the protein is encoded by the coding sequence ATGACACAAAAACGCAAAATATGCGCTGTAATCACTGCCCGCCCATCCTATAGCAGGGTGAAAACTGCCTTACAAGCCATCAAAGAACATCCTAATCTGGAACTGCAATTGGTAGTAGCAGGATCTGCCTTGCTGGATCGCTATGGCAACGCCGTAAATTTTATTGAAAAGGACGGATTTACCATCAACGACAAGGTGTTTATGGTGCTGGAAGGCGAAAATAAAACCGCCATGGCCAAAACTACCGGTCTGGGAGTGATGGAACTTGCCAACGTATTTTATAACCTGCAACCCGATGCGGTGTTAACCATAGCCGATCGCTTCGAAACCATTGCAACCTCTATAGCGGCAGCCTATCAAAACATTCCATTGATTCATTTACAAGGGGGTGAGGTCACCGGAAACATAGACGAAAAAGTGCGTCACGCCAATACCAAACTGGCCGATATCCATTTTGTCACTTCCGAAGATGCCAAACAACGCGTGGAACGCATGGGTGAAGATGCAGCTTTTGTGTTTAATACCGGCTGCCCGTCCATCGACATTGCAGCACAGGTACTTGCGGCACCGCAATTGGATTTCGATCCCATTGAAAAATACGGGGGTGTAGGAGGACCGGTTTCCGCAAAAGAACCCTACCTGGTTGTGATGCAGCATCCGGTAACTACCGAGTATCACGAAGCCAAGCAGGATGTTTTAAAAACGTTAAGAGCCATCGATGCGTTGAAAATACCCACCTTTTGGTTTTGGCCCAATGTAGATGCCGGAGCAGACGGCACCTCGAATGGAATTCGTTCCTATCGTGAAAAATACAATCCGCAACACATTCATTTCTTTAAGAATATGGAACCCTTCGATTTCCTTAAATTACTTGCAAACAGTTCATGTTTGGTGGGAAACAGCAGTGTAGGAATTCGTGAATGCTCCTTTTTAGGTGTTCCTGTGGTGAATATAGGGACACGCCAGAACAGAAGATTACGTGGTGCCAACGTCACAGATGTGAATTACGAAGAAGCAGAAATAAAACAAGCAGTTCAGGATCAAATAGCGAAACCTAAAAACACAAAAAGCACCATCTACGGAAAGGGAGATAGTGGAAAACGAATCGCAGATATACTGGCAACGGTCGAACTGCGCTATCATAAAACCATCAGCTACTGA
- a CDS encoding N-acetylneuraminate synthase family protein — MTTIAEIGQAHDGSLGMLHAYIDAVAKTGANAIKFQTHIAEAESSIHEPFRVHFSKQDATRFDYWKRMEFTPLQWIEIGKHCKEAGLTFVSSPFSNAAVDVLEAAAVEIYKIGSGEVSNFLLLKKVVDTGKPLIISSGMSSFEELDSTVSFLKKHNAQFSILQCTTSYPTQPKDFGLNVIAQLKERYNVPVGFSDHSGEVASGIAAVALGAEILEFHVVFDKAQFGPDVSSSLTMAQTSELVNGANAVFEALQHPIDKNDITRFTELKNIFEKSLAVNKALPKGHKLSFEDLEAKKPKGFGLDASKFESVIGKKLSKDLGQWDFLTEEDIS; from the coding sequence TTGACAACAATTGCTGAAATTGGCCAGGCCCACGATGGAAGTTTAGGGATGCTGCATGCGTATATAGACGCGGTGGCTAAAACCGGAGCCAACGCCATCAAATTTCAAACCCATATTGCCGAAGCCGAAAGCAGTATCCATGAACCTTTCAGGGTGCATTTTTCCAAACAGGATGCCACGCGTTTCGATTATTGGAAACGAATGGAATTTACACCTTTACAATGGATTGAAATTGGAAAACACTGCAAGGAAGCAGGACTCACCTTTGTAAGCAGCCCTTTCAGTAATGCCGCAGTAGATGTATTGGAAGCAGCAGCTGTTGAAATTTATAAAATAGGCAGTGGAGAAGTGAGTAATTTTTTGTTGCTGAAAAAGGTTGTCGATACCGGAAAACCCCTTATTATTTCCAGCGGAATGAGTTCGTTTGAAGAATTGGATAGCACCGTCTCTTTTCTGAAAAAACACAATGCTCAATTTTCAATTCTGCAATGCACCACAAGTTATCCAACACAACCGAAAGATTTTGGATTGAACGTGATAGCTCAGTTGAAGGAGCGTTACAATGTTCCTGTTGGATTTTCAGACCACTCAGGAGAAGTAGCTTCCGGCATAGCCGCCGTGGCCTTAGGTGCCGAAATTTTGGAGTTTCATGTGGTGTTCGATAAAGCACAATTTGGTCCCGATGTTTCATCTTCTCTTACGATGGCACAAACTTCCGAATTGGTTAATGGTGCAAATGCGGTTTTTGAAGCGCTACAACATCCAATCGATAAAAATGATATAACTCGCTTTACTGAGTTGAAAAATATATTTGAGAAATCCCTAGCAGTAAACAAAGCATTGCCAAAAGGACATAAACTCAGCTTCGAAGACCTGGAAGCGAAAAAGCCCAAAGGCTTCGGACTCGATGCTTCAAAATTTGAATCGGTTATCGGGAAAAAGCTTTCTAAAGACCTTGGGCAGTGGGATTTTTTAACTGAAGAAGACATAAGCTAG